The following is a genomic window from Streptomyces chrestomyceticus JCM 4735.
CGGGGTCACCGGATCGCTGGCCGCCTTGGCCGGTGGCGGTGTCACACTGATCGCCGTCTTCTTCCTCGCCGCGAAACGGATGCGGGTCGAGGAGATGAACGCCATGGTCGGCATGGTCCGAGCCAAGCTGGGGCGCTGAGCGGGCACAACCATCGGCCGCAACCGTGTGTCGTGCATAGTGGCGGACTGTGGGCACAATTGTCTTGGCTCGTAGAGCCTGCAACGGATGGGGAGGCAGGAACGACGGTGGCGGAACGGAGCACGGCTGCCGTCGACGTGGCCGACACGAGCGGTGACGAACCGCTGACCGCCCAGGCGGGACAGGCCACGGACGACGGTGCGGAGGCCGAGAGCGTAACCGGCACGGACCAGGACACCGCACGCACCGGCGAACAGCCTGCCGCGGTGGCCGACACCAAGCCGCCCGAACTGCACAGCGGCCACAAGCTCGCCAGACGCTACCGCCTGGAGGAGTGCGTCACCCGTCTGGACGGATTCAGCAGTTGGCGTGCGGTCGACGAGAAACTGCGCCGTGCCGTCGGCGTACACATCCTGCCCGCGGACCACCCGCGTGCCCGCCCCGTGCTGTCCGCCGCGCGCTCCGCCGCGCTGCTCGGCGACCCCCGCTTCGTGCAGGTCCTCGACGCCGTCGAGGAGAACGACCTCGTCTACGTCGTGCACGAGTGGCTGCCGGACGCCACGGAGCTGACCGCGGTGCTCGCGAGCGGCCCGCTCGAACCGCACGACGCCTACCAGCTCGTCAGCCAGGTCTCCCAGGCCATGGCCGCCGCCCACCGGGAGGGCCTGGCCCATCTCAGGCTCAACCCCAGCTCGGTGCTGCGGACCGAGTCCGGGCAGTACCGCATCCGCGGGCTGGCCGTGATGGCCGCGCTGCGCGGCATCAGCAGCGACCACCCGCAGCGCACGGACACCGAGGCGATCGGCGCGCTCCTGTACGCCGCCCTCACCCAGCGCTGGCCGTACGAGAGCGACGCGTACGGCCTGTCGGGGCTGCCCAAGGACATCGGCATGATCCCGCCGGACCAGGTACGGGCCGGAGTGCACCGCGGCCTGTCCGAGCTGGCCATGCGGGCGCTGGTCAACGACGGTGCCACCGCCTCCCGACAGGAGCCGGCCTGCACCACTCCGGAGGAGCTGGTGAAGGCCGTCACGGCCATACCGCGCATCCGCCCGCCGGAGACCTCCTTCACCTCACCGCCGCCCTACCAGCGCACCGCCTTCCAGCAGGGTTCGTACGGGCAGCCCCCGTCGCGCAACGGCGGGGCGCCGACCCGGGCAGCGGCGGTGCCCGTTCCGCCGCCACCGCTGCAGAGCCGCACCGGCCGGGCCCTGAAGTGGTGCGTGTCCGGACTGCTGATCGCGGCGCTGGGGCTCGGTAGCTGGCAGCTGGCGGACACCCTCCTCAAGGACGAGGGCCAGGACAGCCAGGAGAGCACGCAGCCCGAGAGCGGCAAGCAGAAGAAGCCCGCACCGAAGCCGATCAAGATCGACAGCGCGACGGAGTTCTCTCCCCGCACCAGTTCGCCCGTCGGCGGCCGCTACAGCCCGGCGTCGAACGCGGTGGACGGGGACCCGGGCACCGCCTGGGTGACCGGGTTGTTCAAGGGCTGGGCGAACTTCGGCAACCTTCCGCAGCGCGCGGACGGCAGCGGCCTGGTCGTCGACCTCGGCAGCGTCCAGGACGTCTCCGAGGTGCAGGCCAGCATGTACCGGCCGGGGCAGACGGCCGAGGTGCTCGCCGCCGACCCCGAAGCGACGAACCCGACGACGCTCAACGCGTTCACAAAGCGTCTGTCGAAGCTGGAGAAGGCCGGCAGCTCACTGACCGCGAAGCTGGACAAGCCCGTCAAGACGCGTTACGTCCTGGTCCACATCACCGAGCTGCCCAGCGACGACGAGGAGGACGGCTACCGGGGCGGTATCTCGGAGATCAAGGTCAGCGGCTGACCCTCCGAGCGCCCTTCGCTGGGCGCTCGCAGGGCGCGACCTGCTCCCCGCTTGCGGGATCCGGCCAATTTCACGAGGTCCGAGCACGTGCTGCATCAGCAGCGCGTGCTCGGTTTTTTCGCGAGACGGTGGGGCGCTTCTGACGCGCGACTTCGACCCGAATTCCGGCAATTCACCCGTGAATCCGGCTGCTGCCGAAGAAGGGCCGTGAGCACACCGGGTCCCCGGCCGACGCATCGGCCGGGGACCCGGAAAACCGGAACCTACTTACACTTCAGTTCCACTTGGTGCAATACACCGTATTGTTGCCGAAGTACCCACAGGCCCGCACCGAGTATCCGGGGCCGTCGTTCTGGAGCTTGTTGTTCGCGATGGATGCCGTGTCGCCCGGGTCAAGAGTGAACCGGCGCTTCTGCACCAATCCCTTCCAGGTCTTTCCGCCGTTGCGGGAGACGTCCATCCAGAGCGCTCCCTCACTGTCACCCCCGTTCGACGTCATGCTCGCCATCGTCCAGTCGTGACCGTCCTTGCAGCGGTAGACGAGGAGCTTGACCGTGGCGTGCCCGCCGTAGGTCTTCACCGACAGCGTCTTGCGGTGGCTGCA
Proteins encoded in this region:
- a CDS encoding protein kinase family protein — translated: MAERSTAAVDVADTSGDEPLTAQAGQATDDGAEAESVTGTDQDTARTGEQPAAVADTKPPELHSGHKLARRYRLEECVTRLDGFSSWRAVDEKLRRAVGVHILPADHPRARPVLSAARSAALLGDPRFVQVLDAVEENDLVYVVHEWLPDATELTAVLASGPLEPHDAYQLVSQVSQAMAAAHREGLAHLRLNPSSVLRTESGQYRIRGLAVMAALRGISSDHPQRTDTEAIGALLYAALTQRWPYESDAYGLSGLPKDIGMIPPDQVRAGVHRGLSELAMRALVNDGATASRQEPACTTPEELVKAVTAIPRIRPPETSFTSPPPYQRTAFQQGSYGQPPSRNGGAPTRAAAVPVPPPPLQSRTGRALKWCVSGLLIAALGLGSWQLADTLLKDEGQDSQESTQPESGKQKKPAPKPIKIDSATEFSPRTSSPVGGRYSPASNAVDGDPGTAWVTGLFKGWANFGNLPQRADGSGLVVDLGSVQDVSEVQASMYRPGQTAEVLAADPEATNPTTLNAFTKRLSKLEKAGSSLTAKLDKPVKTRYVLVHITELPSDDEEDGYRGGISEIKVSG